In Drosophila simulans strain w501 chromosome X, Prin_Dsim_3.1, whole genome shotgun sequence, one DNA window encodes the following:
- the LOC6739894 gene encoding uncharacterized protein LOC6739894 isoform X2 codes for MRQPSRQHILALLILGSAACLISAVPLPQPANGNSELDVLQIPLANGKEIDVLTLGAKDQESLIADRNKRTIGLLRELFPDITKNGATDTQIDLSAINKQLEETIRVARQVKEAEAAAAAVAAQSLSPSSSSASSPVAQAPIPLKSNEPIQLSFNNELPSVSPSSGVNEKALSTNDLQLSESKSPAIDELTLDSAEETADLDDRNKSNLFKRFLSFGGAGLAGGSSGGAGGSPSGNALGAGGSGNFLLDVVRLFSGSVQTQQGDEAANSVGGSASSSSSSGSLGGDADADGDSTRNADGYTEGIPGPVTRLVVLANRGLANLVQDLILRVAATSEKFVNFKAKLITALI; via the exons ATGAGGCAGCCAAGTAGACAGCACATCCTGGCGCTCCTGATCCTCGGCAGCGCCGCCTGCCTCATCAGCGCCGTACCGCTCCCGCAGCCCGCCAACGGCAACTCCGAGCTGGACGTCCTCCAAATCCCGCTTGCCAATGGCAAG gaaatcgaTGTCTTGACATTGGGCGCCAAAGACCAAGAATCATTGATAGCCGATCGCAACAAACGAACGATTGGACTGCTGCGCGAACTTTTCCCCGACATCACCAAG aaTGGAGCCACCGATACCCAGATCGATTTGTCGGCCATCAACAAGCAATTGGAGGAGACGATCCGAGTGGCCCGCCAGGTTAAGGAGGCGgaagcagccgccgccgcagtTGCCGCCCAGTCCCTGtccccatcctcatcctccgcctcctcgcCGGTTGCCCAGGCTCCCATTCCCCTGAAATCCAACGAGCCCATCCAGCTGAGCTTCAACAACGAACTGCCCAGTGTCTCGCCATCCTCCGGTGTGAATGAAAAGGCCCTGAGCACCAATGATCTTCAGCTCTCCGAGTCCAAGTCGCCGGCGATCGATGAACTCACCCTAGACTCTGCGGAGGAGACCGCCGATCTGGACGATCGCAACAAAAG TAATCTGTTCAAAAGGTTCCTCAGCTTCGGCGGTGCGGGTCTGGCCGGCGGCTCAAGCGGCGGTGCAGGAGGTTCGCCCAGTGGCAATGCTCTGGGAGCCGGCGGCTCCGGCAACTTCCTGCTGGATGTGGTGAGG ctcttttcggGCAGTGTTCAGACCCAGCAGGGCGATGAGGCGGCCAACTCGGTGGGCGGcagtgccagcagcagcagtagcagcggcAGTTTGGGCGGCGATGCGGACGCCGATGGCGATAGCACTCGCAACGCCGATGGCTACACCGAGGGCATTCCCGGCCCAGTCACGCGCCTCGTTGTGCTGGCCAATCGCGGTCTGGCCAATCTCGTCCAGGATTTGATTCTG CGCGTTGCGGCCACCAGCGAGAAGTTCGTGAACTTCAAGGCCAAGCTGATAACGGCGCTGATCTAA
- the LOC6739894 gene encoding uncharacterized protein LOC6739894 isoform X3 translates to MRQPSRQHILALLILGSAACLISAVPLPQPANGNSELDVLQIPLANGKEIDVLTLGAKDQESLIADRNKRTIGLLRELFPDITKNGATDTQIDLSAINKQLEETIRVARQVKEAEAAAAAVAAQSLSPSSSSASSPVAQAPIPLKSNEPIQLSFNNELPSVSPSSGVNEKALSTNDLQLSESKSPAIDELTLDSAEETADLDDRNKRFLSFGGAGLAGGSSGGAGGSPSGNALGAGGSGNFLLDVVRLFSGSVQTQQGDEAANSVGGSASSSSSSGSLGGDADADGDSTRNADGYTEGIPGPVTRLVVLANRGLANLVQDLILRVAATSEKFVNFKAKLITALI, encoded by the exons ATGAGGCAGCCAAGTAGACAGCACATCCTGGCGCTCCTGATCCTCGGCAGCGCCGCCTGCCTCATCAGCGCCGTACCGCTCCCGCAGCCCGCCAACGGCAACTCCGAGCTGGACGTCCTCCAAATCCCGCTTGCCAATGGCAAG gaaatcgaTGTCTTGACATTGGGCGCCAAAGACCAAGAATCATTGATAGCCGATCGCAACAAACGAACGATTGGACTGCTGCGCGAACTTTTCCCCGACATCACCAAG aaTGGAGCCACCGATACCCAGATCGATTTGTCGGCCATCAACAAGCAATTGGAGGAGACGATCCGAGTGGCCCGCCAGGTTAAGGAGGCGgaagcagccgccgccgcagtTGCCGCCCAGTCCCTGtccccatcctcatcctccgcctcctcgcCGGTTGCCCAGGCTCCCATTCCCCTGAAATCCAACGAGCCCATCCAGCTGAGCTTCAACAACGAACTGCCCAGTGTCTCGCCATCCTCCGGTGTGAATGAAAAGGCCCTGAGCACCAATGATCTTCAGCTCTCCGAGTCCAAGTCGCCGGCGATCGATGAACTCACCCTAGACTCTGCGGAGGAGACCGCCGATCTGGACGATCGCAACAAAAG GTTCCTCAGCTTCGGCGGTGCGGGTCTGGCCGGCGGCTCAAGCGGCGGTGCAGGAGGTTCGCCCAGTGGCAATGCTCTGGGAGCCGGCGGCTCCGGCAACTTCCTGCTGGATGTGGTGAGG ctcttttcggGCAGTGTTCAGACCCAGCAGGGCGATGAGGCGGCCAACTCGGTGGGCGGcagtgccagcagcagcagtagcagcggcAGTTTGGGCGGCGATGCGGACGCCGATGGCGATAGCACTCGCAACGCCGATGGCTACACCGAGGGCATTCCCGGCCCAGTCACGCGCCTCGTTGTGCTGGCCAATCGCGGTCTGGCCAATCTCGTCCAGGATTTGATTCTG CGCGTTGCGGCCACCAGCGAGAAGTTCGTGAACTTCAAGGCCAAGCTGATAACGGCGCTGATCTAA
- the LOC6739894 gene encoding uncharacterized protein LOC6739894 isoform X6, which translates to MRQPSRQHILALLILGSAACLISAVPLPQPANGNSELDVLQIPLANGKEIDVLTLGAKDQESLIADRNKRTIGLLRELFPDITKEINVQINRLVNNVLQRVGPVVLGTILNPAFDLGLHPRQPAKDDDDGKDNDGDDTKEGSKDYDDQLPDDLTEFQPDGEFAKEQK; encoded by the exons ATGAGGCAGCCAAGTAGACAGCACATCCTGGCGCTCCTGATCCTCGGCAGCGCCGCCTGCCTCATCAGCGCCGTACCGCTCCCGCAGCCCGCCAACGGCAACTCCGAGCTGGACGTCCTCCAAATCCCGCTTGCCAATGGCAAG gaaatcgaTGTCTTGACATTGGGCGCCAAAGACCAAGAATCATTGATAGCCGATCGCAACAAACGAACGATTGGACTGCTGCGCGAACTTTTCCCCGACATCACCAAG GAGATCAATGTGCAGATCAATCGTCTAGTGAATAATGTGTTGCAACGCGTTGGTCCCGTGGTTCTGGGTACCATTCTCAATCCGGCCTTCGATCTGGGCCTCCATCCCCGACAGCCAGCCAAAGACGACGATGATGGCAAAGATAATGATGGGGATGATACGAAGGAAGGGTCCAAGGACTATGATGATCAACTGCCCGATGACTTAACCGAATTCCAGCCCGATGGCGAATTTGCGAAGGAacaaaaatga
- the LOC6739894 gene encoding uncharacterized protein LOC6739894 isoform X5, producing the protein MRQPSRQHILALLILGSAACLISAVPLPQPANGNSELDVLQIPLANGKEIDVLTLGAKDQESLIADRNKRTIGLLRELFPDITKQIDEQANRIISKLLRTLGPTVLRTAIQGNTANAARTSFDADFDDDDDESSKSSSSTSTTSGGDSGTRVTIELPTFEPDDDNEIDAEKSSDSSSTSTTTTEST; encoded by the exons ATGAGGCAGCCAAGTAGACAGCACATCCTGGCGCTCCTGATCCTCGGCAGCGCCGCCTGCCTCATCAGCGCCGTACCGCTCCCGCAGCCCGCCAACGGCAACTCCGAGCTGGACGTCCTCCAAATCCCGCTTGCCAATGGCAAG gaaatcgaTGTCTTGACATTGGGCGCCAAAGACCAAGAATCATTGATAGCCGATCGCAACAAACGAACGATTGGACTGCTGCGCGAACTTTTCCCCGACATCACCAAG CAAATCGACGAGCAGGCGAACCGCATTATCTCGAAGCTGCTGAGAACTTTGGGACCCACGGTTCTGCGTACCGCCATCCAGGGAAATACTGCAAATGCGGCCAGGACCAGTTTCGACGCGGActtcgatgatgatgacgatgagaGCTctaagagcagcagcagcacctccaCCACATCCGGTGGTGATAGTGGCACCCGTGTGACCATCGAACTCCCCACCTTCGAACCCGATGATGACAACGAGATCGATGCAGAAAAgagcagcgacagcagctCCACCAGTACCACAACCACTGAGTCCACCTAA
- the LOC6739894 gene encoding cell wall protein DAN4 isoform X1, with product MRQPSRQHILALLILGSAACLISAVPLPQPANGNSELDVLQIPLANGKEIDVLTLGAKDQESLIADRNKRTIGLLRELFPDITKEIDSIVNRIIAQVIRVAGPGLLNTILAGNRGGAGGAAGGGTTPATDFDADFDADFDEDDDVAPSSSPATRSAGSAPSSSTNEVEESRRVKIDLPTFAPQSGAGADESKGDESPTNNQASSSPTTTTSPSNPTTTTTSSTTSTSSTSSTTSTPVEELLQLFPRSFEPATTADPPTAITAATRTTTVLPATTTTTTTTTTSSSTTDLPPPIEPTTTNILFPTNNSIDDPQLLTIIADINRLLNSTNYFITTRDNITTSPTTTTTTKATTIDNNNITKLLPVFD from the exons ATGAGGCAGCCAAGTAGACAGCACATCCTGGCGCTCCTGATCCTCGGCAGCGCCGCCTGCCTCATCAGCGCCGTACCGCTCCCGCAGCCCGCCAACGGCAACTCCGAGCTGGACGTCCTCCAAATCCCGCTTGCCAATGGCAAG gaaatcgaTGTCTTGACATTGGGCGCCAAAGACCAAGAATCATTGATAGCCGATCGCAACAAACGAACGATTGGACTGCTGCGCGAACTTTTCCCCGACATCACCAAG GAAATCGACTCCATAGTAAATCGAATTATAGCCCAGGTGATTCGGGTGGCCGGTCCCGGTCTTCTGAATACCATATTGGCCGGAAACCGAggtggtgcgggtggtgcAGCCGGTGGAGGTACAACGCCGGCTACCGATTTCGATGCCGATTTCGATGCGGACTTTGACGAGGATGACGATGTGGCGCCATCAAGTAGTCCGGCCACACGGAGTGCAGGTAGTGCACCATCGAGCAGCACCAACGAGGTGGAAGAAAGCCGCCGGGTGAAGATCGATTTGCCCACGTTTGCACCACAatctggagcaggagcagatgAATCGAAAGGTGATGAAAGCCCAACCAACAATCAAGCATCTTCATCcccaacaacaaccaccagTCCCAGTAAtccaacaacaaccaccactAGTAGCACCACTAGCACCAGTAGTACCTCCAGTACTACTAGCACGCCAGTGGAGGAGCTGCTCCAGTTGTTTCCGCGCTCCTTTGAGCCAGCAACAACCGCTGATCCCCCGACAGcaataacagcagcaacaagaacaacaacagtcTTACCTgcaacaaccaccaccaccaccaccactactaCTAGTTCTAGCACCACTGATTTACCCCCACCAATTGAACCCACAACCACCAACATACTGTTTCCcaccaacaacagcatcgATGATCCACAATTGCTAACCATCATAGCCGATATCAATCGTTTATTAAATTCtaccaattattttattacaacCAGAGATAATATAACAACATcaccaacaaccacaacaacaacaaaggccaCAACAattgacaacaacaacattacGAAATTATTGCCCGTCTTTGATTGA
- the LOC6739894 gene encoding uncharacterized protein LOC6739894 isoform X4 — protein MRQPSRQHILALLILGSAACLISAVPLPQPANGNSELDVLQIPLANGKEIDVLTLGAKDQESLIADRNKRTIGLLRELFPDITKEIDSIVNRIIAQVIRVAGPGLLNTILAGNRGGAGGAAGGGTTPATDFDADFDADFDEDDDVAPSSSPATRSAGSAPSSSTNEVEESRRVKIDLPTFAPQSGAGADESKEII, from the exons ATGAGGCAGCCAAGTAGACAGCACATCCTGGCGCTCCTGATCCTCGGCAGCGCCGCCTGCCTCATCAGCGCCGTACCGCTCCCGCAGCCCGCCAACGGCAACTCCGAGCTGGACGTCCTCCAAATCCCGCTTGCCAATGGCAAG gaaatcgaTGTCTTGACATTGGGCGCCAAAGACCAAGAATCATTGATAGCCGATCGCAACAAACGAACGATTGGACTGCTGCGCGAACTTTTCCCCGACATCACCAAG GAAATCGACTCCATAGTAAATCGAATTATAGCCCAGGTGATTCGGGTGGCCGGTCCCGGTCTTCTGAATACCATATTGGCCGGAAACCGAggtggtgcgggtggtgcAGCCGGTGGAGGTACAACGCCGGCTACCGATTTCGATGCCGATTTCGATGCGGACTTTGACGAGGATGACGATGTGGCGCCATCAAGTAGTCCGGCCACACGGAGTGCAGGTAGTGCACCATCGAGCAGCACCAACGAGGTGGAAGAAAGCCGCCGGGTGAAGATCGATTTGCCCACGTTTGCACCACAatctggagcaggagcagatgAATCGAAAG AGATAATATAA
- the LOC6725569 gene encoding tyrosine-protein phosphatase non-receptor type 9: MAGYTARLKKVLIVTAPLWFKALIKILRLFVRKKLRERVFTVSVPQLALPLHLGGTLEVDHDTSLLSCRQSMMNREDKLLANIMDVSDGSGSSSETGSEIVSNNKKTRIISAVHQLGDNNTADNNRTITYATTASGAANGATTNGGRQFLNPPSSSSSDMSIDDSTDGQEGDSKSIHQIVQMVKQGGLRGLFEEYAVIRNRPPEGTFWHSRMHANLTKNRFADVLCYDQNRVVLTHEDGDEASDYINANFVDGYKENSAYITTQGPLPNTCKDFWRMIWEQHCLLIVMTMRVVERGCVKCVQYWEPTEEGSLEFGDYHVRTISVECNEGYMVTSLELRNIKTDEVRNVSHWQFTSWPDYGIPSSAMTMLNFVQKVREKQAQVLEGLVDTWAGHPLGPPIVVHCSAGIGRSGTFITLATCISRLEDVGTVDIRGTVEKIRSQRAHCFQMPEQYVFCHLALIEYAYSRGMLKPADLAGFYQHEPDLE; this comes from the exons ATGGCCGGTTATACAGCGCGTCTGAAGAAGGTCCTGATCGTGACAGCGCCACTGTGGTTCAAAGCACTCATTAAGATCCTGCGTCTATTCGTGCGAAAGAAGCTGCGCGAGCGAGTGTTCACTGTATCGGTGCCTCAATTGGCGCTGCCCCTTCACTTGGGTGGCACGCTGGAGGTCGATCACGACACATCGTTGCTCAGCTGCCGCCAATCGATGATGAATCGTGAGGACAAGCTGCTGGCCAATATCATGGATGTGAGCGATGGATCCGGATCCAGTTCAGAAACTGGATCAGAAATTGTGTccaacaataaaaaaaccAGGATAATCAGCGCCGTCCACCAGTTGGGCGATAATAATACCGCGGACAACAACAGAACCATCACGTACGCCACCACAGCCTCTGGAGCAGCTAACGGCGCCACCACCAATGGGGGCAGacagtttttgaacccgcCCAGCAGCTCCTCATCCGACATGAGTATCGATGATAGTACTGATGGTCAGGAGGGCGATTCCAAGTCCATTCATCAGATTGTCCAGATGGTGAAGCAGGGCGGACTCCGTGGTCTGTTTGAGGAGTACGCGGTCATTCGGAATAGGCCGCCCGAGGGCACCTTCTGGCATTCGAG AATGCATGCCAATCTGACCAAGAATCGCTTCGCAGACGTCCTCTGCTACGATCAAAATCGAGTGGTTCTGACACACGAAGACGGCGACGAGGCGTCGGATTACATAAATGCGAACTTCGTCGATGGCTACAAAGAAAATAGTGCCTATATAACAACTCAAG GTCCATTACCAAACACATGCAAGGACTTTTGGCGCATGATCTGGGAACAACATTGTTTACTTATAGTGATGACGATGCGCGTGGTGGAGCGCGGATGTGTGAAATGCGTCCAGTACTGGGAGCCGACTGAAGAAGGTTCCTTAGAGTTTGGCGACTACCATGTGCGAACAATTAGCGTTGAGTGCAACGAGGGCTACATGGTTACCTCGTTAGAATTGAGAAACATAAAG ACAGACGAAGTTCGCAATGTCTCACACTGGCAGTTCACCAGCTGGCCGGACTATGGCATTCCCAGCTCGGCCATGACCATGCTGAACTTCGTGCAGAAGGTGCGTGAGAAGCAGGCGCAGGTCCTCGAAGGACTGGTCGACACCTGGGCGGGTCATCCCCTTGGACCGCCCATTGTGGTGCACTGCAGTGCAGGCATTGGACGCTCAG GTACATTCATCACCCTGGCCACTTGCATATCGCGCCTGGAGGACGTGGGCACGGTGGACATACGTGGAACCGTTGAAAAGATCCGCTCGCAGCGAGCCCACTGTTTTCAGATGCCCGAACAGTACGTGTTCTGCCACCTGGCCCTCATCGAATACGCATATTCGCGTGGAATGCTAAAGCCGGCCGATCTGGCTGGCTTCTATCAGCATGAACCGGACTTGGAGTAG
- the LOC6725573 gene encoding transcription factor 15 — translation MAVSSSTSSFSNYLMAVFAQDSNSSGSASGSGAAADSEDSQIGQEANPGGQENQGNHRRRPPRQKINARERYRTFNVNSAYEALRSLIPTEPMNRKLSKIEIIRLASSYITHLSSTLETGTECQPCLLHKYESEGITRRISICTFCLKTK, via the exons ATGGCGGTCTCATCGTCCACGTCGTCGTTTTCCAACTACTTGATGGCGGTATTTGCCCAGGATAGCAATAGTAGTGGCAGTGCCAGCGGAAGTGGAGCAGCCGCCGACTCGGAGGACTCCCAGATTGGCCAGGAGGCCAATCCAGGTGGGCAGGAGAATCAGGGAAATCACAGGAGGCGACCGCCGCGCCAGAAGATCAATGCGAGGGAGCGCTACCGGACTTTTAA TGTTAATTCCGCCTACGAGGCATTAAGAAGTTTAATACCCACGGAGCCCATGAATCGCAAGCTTTCAAAGATCGAGATCATCCGCCTGGCCAGCAGCTATATAACGCATCTAAGTAGCACCCTAGAAACAG gcACTGAATGCCAGCCATGTTTGCTGCACAAGTACGAGAGCGAAGGAATAACTCGACGTATCAGTATCTGCACCTTCTGCCTGAAAACcaagtga
- the LOC6725574 gene encoding DNA replication ATP-dependent helicase/nuclease DNA2 produces MATKRVLTPNILENDNTGVSSSNPHKKFKEQLPYSSDELENIDWGDNDDFDLELIAAMDSISNHRLELTEWQRCEVVQLEQLPNRKGLKVHVKRISGGDPDTADCQLLPPWNCMPVQVGDTVSLLGKWDPSAACYVVDKEQGYCVSHPDFLISGTTVTGSLFCKRKSVLQERFRGLDSGNSVMVIGTLVHELLQKVLRQKLFDKKHIQSALQEMLASSSLSHLLYASNLSQVEMEDHLMKFIDPIVSFLAQYVKGETPSVLLPEVYSGRIHEICDIEENLWVPQLGLKGKVDVSVKVKNQRQREEIVPLELKTGRASFSMEHKGQLLLYQLMHSAQGRDTQSGLLLYLKEGLLKEVASGRNEQRDLLMLRNDLAYWLTREVAIPAGKEDPLEQLALPEPVYHHSACGNCAYNTICSSFAQKDSSLQLSDSHPLKKLMPQLLEHLSEADHAYVQHWCGLLALEEQHNRQSSHARSFWTEDPAKREKEGRAIRHLKLVKGQEVVLEEGRYRQTLELGEEADPSRDLSLSGFGLGEYVVISSTSRLAVAAGYIVSMEARRLDLRLERDLSQRYSQEGFIIDKHDSQSFATFNFTNLGMLLSEGERFQELRDIIVAKKPPEQHKVLPKIILTKGASMLLKLNKVQQNAALRALTTSSHMLIKGLPGTGKTQTLVALVRLLHLLGKSVLITAQTHSAVDNLLMRLLPFELPMMRLGSSSRIHKQLEEISEDRLTKDCTTVEELEKALARPSIVGVTCQGTGHPLFHRRHFDYCIVDEATQVLQPTVLRPLIHCSKFVLVGDPEQLPPIIRSKEARQRGADETLFQRLDSKEATAVLSLQYRMNKTITRLANELTYGGDLKCASDEVSGARFELDLLNQAPRWVQRALTTHLEQAVTLINTGDCLERGQEFVYASQRLVDTCSSIEQSFGEDKDEIRKLTSKKRVSKYTNYCEAGIVMQLLRYLLKSGYEASRIGVIAPYRAQVELFKKLASKLDTDLECNTVDQFQGRDKNLIIYSCSKTGGDFSDMERSREAEILEDQRRLTVAITRAKNKLILLGDIKCLEQYGPFRQLFKHIPDRCRLKLEEGRMEFGWQRIQEDLVGLMDT; encoded by the exons ATGGCCACAAAACGCGTGCTGACCCCCAATATTTTGGAGAATGATAACACCGGCGTGTCGTCATCCAATCcgcataaaaaattcaaagagCAACTGCCTTATTCGTCAGACGAACTGGAGAACATTGATTGGGGTGACAATGATGACTTCGATTTGGAGCTGATTGCAGCTATGGATTCGATATCCAATCATCGCTTGGAGCTCACCGAGTGGCAGCGTTGTGAAGTggtgcagctggagcagctccCCAATAGAAAAGGCCTCAAAGTGCATGTTAAGAGGATTTCTGGCGGGGATCCGGACACAGCTGATTGCCAACTGCTACCGCCGTGGAATTGCATGCCAGTGCAAGTTGGGGATACTGTCTCCCTGTTGGGCAAGTGGGATCCGTCTGCAGCATGCTATGTGGTCGATAAAGAGCAGGGCTACTGCGTGTCCCATCCAGATTTCCTCATTTCCGGCACCACAGTCACCGGTTCCCTGTTTTGTAAACGAAAATCCGTTCTGCAGGAACGATTTCGCGGTCTGGACTCTGGAAACTCTGTT ATGGTCATTGGCACTCTGGTGCACGAATTGCTGCAAAAGGTTCTACGCCAGAAGCTCTTTGATAAAAAACACATCCAATCTGCCCTCCAGGAAATGCTGGCCAGCTCTTCTTTGTCTCATTTACTCTATGCCAGCAATCTCAGCCAAGTGGAAATGGAGGATCATCTGATGAAATTCATTGATCCCATTGTTAGCTTCTTGGCCCAATATGTGAAGGGTGAAACGCCAAGTGTTTTGCTGCCCGAAGTCTATAGCGGTCGCATCCACGAGATATGCGATATAGAGGAGAACCTCTGGGTTCCCCAACTGGGACTCAAGGGTAAGGTGGATGTCTCCGTAAAGGTGAAAAATCAACGGCAGAGAGAGGAGATCGTACCACTGGAACTGAAGACTGGTCGAGCCAGCTTCTCCATGGAACACAAGGGCCAACTGCTGCTCTACCAACTGATGCACTCTGCCCAGGGCAGGGATACTCAGTCGGGATTGCTTCTGTACCTCAAAGAGGGACTCCTAAAAGAAGTTGCCAGCGGGAGAAACGAGCAGAGGGATCTCCTTATGCTAAGAAATGATCTGGCTTACTGGCTAACACGTGAAGTAGCCATTCCGGCTGGCAAGGAGGATCCACTGGAGCAACTGGCGCTACCCGAACCCGTTTACCATCACAGCGCCTGCGGCAATTGTGCCTACAATACAATTTGCTCCAGTTTCGCACAGAAGGATTCTAGTTTACAACTAAGCGACTCACATCCCCTCAAGAAACTCATGCCACAACTATTGGAGCACCTAAGTGAGGCAGACCACGCCTACGTGCAGCATTGGTGTGGCTTGCTGGCTCTAGAAGAGCAACACAATCGACAGTCCTCGCATGCGAGGTCTTTTTGGACGGAGGACCCTGCGAAGAGAGAAAAAGAAGGCAGAGCCATTCGACATTTGAAGCTGGTGAAGGGTCAAGAAGTGGTATTAGAAGAGGGACGCTATCGCCAGACCTTGGAGCTCGGTGAAGAGGCAGATCCCAGTCGAGATCTCAGCCTCAGTGGG TTCGGCTTGGGCGAATATGTGGTAATCAGTTCCACATCCCGTTTGGCCGTTGCCGCTGGCTATATTGTATCCATGGAAGCTCGTCGTTTAGATCTTCGTCTGGAGAGAGATCTTAGCCAGCGTTATAGCCAGGAGGGCTTTATTATTGATAAGCACGATTCGCAGTCCTTTGCCACTTTTAACTTTACCAATCTTGGTATGCTGCTCTCCGAGGGAGAACGCTTCCAGGAGCTGAGAGATATTATTGTGGCCAAGAAGCCACCAGAGCAGCACAAAGTTCTGCCCAAGATCATCCTCACCAAAGGAGCATCCATGCTGCTGAAACTAAacaaagtgcaacaaaatgCTGCTTTGCGTGCTTTGACAACCAGCAGTCACATGTTGATCAAGGGACTGCCCGGCACTGGCAAGACCCAGACATTGGTTGCCCTTGTCAGACTGCTCCATCTTCTCGGAAAAAGTGTGCTTATTACAGCACAAACGCATTCGGCGGTGGACAATCTGCTCATGCGTTTGCTGCCTTTTGAATTACCCATGATGAGATTGGGCTCTAGCTCTAGGATTCATAAGCAGTTGGAGGAAATCAGCGAAGATAGGCTAACAAAAGACTGCACAACAGTAGAGGAATTGGAGAAGGCTCTGGCGCGGCCTTCCATTGTGGGAGTGACCTGTCAGGGAACTGGACATCCGCTCTTTCATCGCCGTCATTTCGATTATTGCATCGTGGATGAGGCCACGCAGGTGTTGCAGCCCACCGTGCTGCGTCCATTGATTCACTGCAGCAAATTCGTCCTTGTGGGAGATCCAGAGCAGTTGCCTCCGATTATCAGATCCAAAGAAGCCCGACAGAGGGGAGCGGATGAGACTTTATTTCAAAGATTGGACTCGAAGGAGGCCACCGCCGTTTTGAGTCTGCAATACCGCATGAACAAGACCATTACCCGGCTGGCCAATGAGCTCACCTATGGAGGAGATCTAAAGTGTGCCTCGGATGAGGTGTCCGGCGCCCGGTTTGAACTCGACCTGTTGAACCAAGCACCCAGATGGGTGCAGCGTGCGTTAACAACTCATTTAGAGCAGGCCGTCACTCTGATAAATACAGGGGATTGCTTGGAGCGTGGCCAGGAATTCGTTTATGCGTCCCAGCGACTGGTGGATACCTGCTCCTCCATAGAGCAAAGCTTTGGCGAGGACAAAGATGAGATTAGGAAGCTTACATCCAAAAAGAGAGTATCCAAATACACTAACTACTGTGAAGCGGGCATAGTGATGCAACTCCTCaggtatttattaaaatcgggcTACGAAGCCTCCAGGATTGGCGTGATAGCACCATATCGCGCTCAAGTAGAGCTATTCAAAAAGCTCGCCTCCAAACTGGACACCGACCTGGAGTGCAACACCGTGGATCAGTTTCAAGGCAGGGATAAAAACCTCATCATATACAGCTGCTCCAAAACAGGTGGTGATTTCTCCGACATGGAACGTTCGCGGGAGGCAGAGATCCTGGAGGATCAGCGCCGTCTCACAGTGGCTATTACCCGTGCCAAGAACAAGCTCATCCTACTGGGGGACATTAAGTGCCTGGAGCAATACGGACCCTTCCGCCAGCTTTTTAAGCACATTCCGGACAGGTGTCGGCTCAAGTTGGAAGAAGGCCGCATGGAGTTTGGCTGGCAGCGCATCCAAGAGGATTTGGTTGGTCTAATGGACACCTAG